In Populus nigra chromosome 1, ddPopNigr1.1, whole genome shotgun sequence, one genomic interval encodes:
- the LOC133684578 gene encoding uncharacterized protein LOC133684578, producing MAESGCVEIVDSNQNMAAPCARSSSTNTREVSSASATEDVKDTATPDVHNTAMKIERAREVYGAYTGTVGKPTTGETWLWYLYELCSYFIHTTLVPVLFPLIISQIFHSPAEPAGDLVMNRKGLLCGADQMRLYDAITNKSINISNAKFSPLEWTSLSWGIGLILAAPILGSISKYLDHGQKPQIIPAAAIAVGAFFCLPTGFFNVHWIFPPYIAAIIAGSTVAMASHTRQLGRMIRGFTGPINQRKQFQLRRGVSSWLSLYATAAGCLGAALMSAFSYQMLRREERRFVALWVVSIFSGLKWLVGISHIITIKPTSSTTPASSISSIAHLLSIFNYPHALGTVIVSFLSSFTTMCIFTSTVLYLLGDLCIKPVFILFFWLLYFLFPLISLPLMQPIQLVIKVNAMKMHLFGFLLSLLTSGLMGFSHKNNTWQRQNVLGLAVLQGTSAGLLHAFGRVLIIDCSPQGKEGVFSSWFSWGRALGSCIGFAAASTIPGNVRTSFGVAFCTAISGAILLIYGNISDFGGAMAARLVSEEFGQEGSPVAGLDTAGNVVTKDVEEGTPS from the exons ATGGCGGAAAGCGGTTGCGTTGAGATTGTTGACAGTAACCAGAATATGGCCGCACCTTGTGCACGCAGTTCGTCGACGAACACCAGGGAGGTGTCTAGTGCTAGTGCTACTGAAGATGTGAAAGATACGGCTACACCTGATGTGCACAACACAGCGATGAAAATTGAGAGGGCTAGAGAGGTCTACGGGGCTTATACAGGAACTGTGGGAAAGCCTACTACAGGGGAAACTTGGCTTTGGTATTTATATGAACTGTGCTCCTATTTCATTCATACTACTCTTGTTCCAGTCCTTTTCCCACTCATCATAAGCCAGATCTTCCATTCACCAGCAGAACCTGCTGGAGACTTGGTAATGAACAGGAAGGGCTTGTTATGTGGGGCAGACCAGATGAGACT GTACGACGCCATAACAAATAAATCCATTAACATCAGCAACGCTAAATTCTCTCCATTAGAGTGGACTTCCCTCTCCTGGGGTATAGGCTTGATTTTGGCTGCTCCAATACTTGGCTCCATTTCCAAGTACCTCGACCATGGCCAGAAACCACAAATAATTCCCGCAGCAGCAATAGCAGTTGGAGCTTTCTTTTGTCTGCCTACAGGATTCTTCAATGTCCATTGGATTTTCCCTCCGTATATTGCAGCCATTATAGCTGGTAGCACTGTTGCTATGGCCTCCCACACCCGCCAACTTGGTCGCATGATCAGAGGCTTCACTGGACCAATCAATCAAAGAAAGCAATTCCAATTGCGAAGAGGGGTTTCTAGTTGGCTTTCCCTTTATGCCACAGCTGCTGGTTGCTTAGGGGCCGCCCTCATGTCAGCCTTCTCTTACCAAATGCTTAGACGTGAAGAAAGGAGATTTGTTGCTCTTTGGGTTGTTTCAATTTTCAGTGGCCTTAAATGGCTTGTTGGTATATCACATATCATTACCATCAAACCAACTAGTTCAACTACTCCTGCCTCTTCTATATCATCAATTGCCCATCTGCTTTCCATTTTCAATTACCCCCATGCTCTTGGAACCGTAATTGTGTCCTTTCTGTCCTCCTTTACAACAATGTGCATCTTCACTAGCACAGTGCTCTATCTCTTAGGAGATCTATGCATTAAACCTgtttttatacttttcttttggCTACTTTACTTCCTTTTCCCATTGATTTCTCTGCCACTAATGCAACCAATACAGCTTGTTATTAAGGTCAATGCGATGAAAATGCACTTGTTTGGTTTTCTCTTGTCTCTACTTACATCAGGGCTAATGGGGTTCAGCCATAAGAACAACACTTGGCAGAGACAGAATGTACTGGGGCTTGCTGTATTGCAAGGTACATCGGCTGGACTCTTGCATGCTTTTGGAAGGGTTTTAATAATTGATTGCTCACCACAAGGAAAAGAAGGAGTATTCTCTTCATGGTTTTCTTGGGGGAGAGCTCTTGGCTCTTGTATAGGCTTTGCAGCTGCATCAACAATCCCTGGGAACGTTAGAACTTCTTTTGGAGTTGCATTTTGTACTGCCATCTCTGGAGCTATCCTATTGATTTACGGAAACATCAGTGATTTTGGAGGAGCCATGGCTGCTAGGCTTGTGAGTGAGGAGTTTGGTCAAGAGGGCTCACCCGTTGCTGGCTTGGATACGGCAGGCAATGTTGTAACAAAAGATGTTGAGGAGGGAACACCTTCATAA
- the LOC133698841 gene encoding uncharacterized protein LOC133698841 isoform X2 encodes MQRLCTKLRSLASVSSSHRLLHSSPQFFHRPLHFAAASSKWSLNGSLLNTSSSLPIQLPSLPFLPSFRLSPLSHPLVQVRHVSSRERKKNRKPMTPLTSKVKKFKMKAYSSYKDRFRTMNDGTIRRWREGKNHNAHLKVIAFRISFGPGVLNSIFFSFALWC; translated from the exons ATGCAGAGATTGTGCACAAAGCTTCGGTCTTTAGCCTCTGTTTCCTCCTCACATCGCCTTCTCCACTCGTCTCCGCAATTTTTTCACCGACCTCTCCATTTCGCCGCTGCTTCAAGTAAATGGAGTCTTAATGGGTCCCTTTTGAACACATCTTCTTCGTTACCAATTCAGCTTCCTTCGCTACCATTTCTTCCCTCTTTTCGTCTATCTCCACTCTCACACCCT TTGGTGCAAGTGCGTCATGTTTCATCAAGGGAGCGGAAAAAGAATAGGAAGCCAATGACTCCACTCACCTCCAAAGTCAAAAAGTTTAAAATGAAGGCTTACTC GTCGTATAAGGACAGGTTTAGGACAATGAATGATGGGACTATTCGTCGCTGGAGGGAGGGCAAGAATCATAATGCGCACTTGAAG GTCATTGCATTTAGGATCTCTTTTGGTCCTGGTGTGCTCAACtcgattttcttttcatttgcaTTGTGG